From a single Herbiconiux sp. SALV-R1 genomic region:
- a CDS encoding NAD-dependent epimerase/dehydratase family protein, with the protein MRIAITGGTGFVGRHLAGRLDPAETVVVSRRTGTEIDDVDALTAAFEGCDAVAHCAGINREIGDQTFQRVHVDGTRAVIEAARRAGVKRIVLLSFLRARPGTGSGYHETKWQAEELVRASGLEHTVLKSGMIYGRGDHMVDHVTRAVRTFPVFALVGRHERRVRPVPVADAIDVLIAALEGRITEPTVAVMGAETLELGAAVRRIAGVAGRHPLYLRAPVWSIRMLAAVSEVLMVTPLVARAQALMLAEGVDEAAPATPELPPELRPARRFDEARIRAALPEGRFTIRDMRMCRARAPRVRTV; encoded by the coding sequence ATGCGCATCGCCATCACCGGGGGTACCGGGTTCGTGGGCCGCCACCTCGCCGGGCGGCTCGACCCCGCCGAGACGGTCGTGGTGTCGCGGCGTACGGGCACCGAGATCGACGACGTCGACGCCCTCACCGCCGCGTTCGAGGGCTGCGACGCCGTGGCCCACTGCGCGGGCATCAACCGCGAGATCGGCGACCAGACGTTCCAGCGCGTGCACGTCGACGGCACCCGCGCCGTGATCGAGGCCGCCCGCCGCGCCGGCGTGAAGCGCATCGTGCTGCTCAGCTTCCTCCGCGCCCGCCCCGGCACCGGCTCGGGCTACCACGAGACCAAGTGGCAGGCCGAAGAGCTCGTGCGCGCCTCGGGACTCGAGCACACCGTGCTCAAGTCGGGCATGATCTACGGCCGCGGCGACCACATGGTCGACCACGTCACCCGCGCCGTGCGCACCTTCCCGGTCTTCGCCCTGGTGGGCCGGCACGAGCGCCGGGTGCGCCCCGTGCCCGTCGCCGACGCCATCGACGTGCTGATCGCCGCGCTCGAGGGCCGCATCACCGAGCCCACGGTGGCGGTGATGGGCGCGGAGACCCTCGAGCTGGGCGCCGCGGTACGACGCATCGCGGGCGTGGCGGGCCGGCATCCGCTCTACCTCCGGGCGCCGGTCTGGTCGATCCGGATGCTCGCCGCCGTCAGCGAGGTCCTCATGGTGACCCCGCTGGTCGCGCGGGCCCAGGCGCTCATGCTCGCCGAGGGCGTCGACGAGGCCGCGCCCGCGACCCCCGAGCTGCCACCCGAGCTCCGCCCGGCCCGCCGCTTCGACGAGGCCCGCATCCGCGCCGCGCTCCCCGAGGGGCGCTTCACCATCCGTGACATGCGGATGTGCCGCGCTCGCGCGCCACGCGTCCGAACGGTATGA
- a CDS encoding DUF808 domain-containing protein yields MSVGLLAVVDDILTAALKASAKTAGVVIDDAAVTPQYVQGLTPARELPVVWRISLGSLFNKFVIIIPIALLLTAFAPWVLPYLLIVGGTYLCFEGAEKVTEWFGVHHGSEGDGARDERKLVFGAIRTDLILSTEIMLIALSSLDEGLGFWMTLAALAVIALGMTALVYGAVALLVKVDDIGLRLMKSPARKVRRAGARVVASMPAVFRVISVVGTVAMLWVGGHLVVANLAETFWTGPYDLLHVITHAVEAAGPVVEWLADTAYSAVFGLAFGLLIVLIVTGITRLVRRRQPAAAQAH; encoded by the coding sequence ATGTCGGTCGGCCTTCTCGCCGTGGTCGATGACATCCTCACCGCAGCGCTGAAGGCCAGCGCGAAGACGGCGGGTGTCGTGATCGACGACGCGGCGGTGACACCGCAGTACGTGCAGGGTCTCACCCCCGCCCGCGAACTGCCGGTCGTCTGGCGCATCTCCCTGGGGAGCCTGTTCAACAAGTTCGTCATCATCATCCCGATCGCGCTGCTGCTCACCGCGTTCGCACCCTGGGTGCTCCCCTACCTCCTCATCGTCGGCGGCACCTACCTCTGCTTCGAGGGCGCCGAGAAGGTCACCGAGTGGTTCGGCGTGCACCACGGCTCCGAGGGCGACGGCGCGCGCGACGAGCGCAAACTGGTGTTCGGCGCCATCCGCACCGACCTCATCCTGAGCACCGAGATCATGCTCATCGCCCTGTCGAGCCTCGACGAGGGCCTCGGCTTCTGGATGACCCTCGCCGCCCTCGCCGTGATCGCCCTCGGCATGACCGCGCTCGTCTACGGCGCCGTCGCGCTGCTGGTGAAGGTCGACGACATCGGGCTGCGGCTCATGAAGAGCCCCGCCCGCAAGGTGCGCCGGGCAGGAGCGCGCGTGGTGGCGTCGATGCCCGCCGTGTTCCGGGTGATCAGCGTCGTCGGCACCGTCGCGATGCTCTGGGTGGGCGGGCACCTCGTGGTCGCCAACCTCGCCGAGACCTTCTGGACGGGACCCTACGACCTGCTCCACGTCATCACCCACGCCGTCGAAGCCGCGGGCCCCGTCGTGGAGTGGCTCGCCGACACCGCGTACTCGGCGGTGTTCGGGCTCGCGTTCGGGCTGCTCATCGTGCTGATCGTCACGGGCATCACCCGGCTCGTGCGCCGGCGGCAGCCGGCCGCGGCGCAGGCCCACTGA
- a CDS encoding metalloregulator ArsR/SmtB family transcription factor, which produces MTDTASDIFAALAHPTRRQILQDLKDGELAAGEIAARFNATGPTISRHLGVLRQAGLVTERRDGNRILYSLVGERLALSVGDFLSTVCPEQIVLREVRKRRSPEPAAEPAQTV; this is translated from the coding sequence ATGACAGATACGGCGTCGGACATCTTCGCGGCCCTCGCCCACCCCACGCGTCGGCAGATCCTCCAAGACCTCAAAGACGGTGAGCTGGCCGCCGGTGAGATCGCGGCGCGCTTCAACGCGACCGGCCCCACGATCTCGCGGCACCTCGGTGTGCTGCGCCAGGCGGGCCTCGTGACCGAGCGGCGCGACGGCAACCGCATCCTGTACTCCCTGGTCGGCGAGCGCCTCGCGCTCTCGGTCGGCGACTTCCTCTCCACCGTCTGCCCCGAACAGATCGTCCTCCGCGAGGTGCGCAAGCGCAGGTCGCCCGAACCCGCTGCCGAGCCCGCACAGACGGTATGA
- a CDS encoding sensor histidine kinase: MNAQQSPRGVTATWWYTASAIVFFELMIVLLWSLTLLQGRFDLPVQLVVLAVGLVWIASTLPLLRAYRHRSGETTELPWRSILVPVLVGAAYGGLAFAVTGLWQILLLPVAQSLQLLDWPKSVRLRLVLVLTVLLGCLWVVDVNTVFSRPPFDQVSDHFVLGFFSASLPLITVLSLWWWDVLIALDRARVSEARLAATQERLSVATDVHDLQGHHLQVIALQLELAERLLATDPDAALTQLKAARVSVDEARQGTRDLATRFRSVPLPDELANAGDLLRAAGIAVQTTIAPDAEAAPAEVFGPVIRETTTNVLRHGGGRSATLSLSRAAGEWRYEISNDAAASAPGVDAKGSGLAGIARRAAEAGGTMQVLREGGRFAVVVTAPAERGVTR; encoded by the coding sequence ATGAACGCTCAGCAGTCGCCGCGCGGGGTGACCGCGACCTGGTGGTACACGGCGTCGGCGATCGTGTTCTTCGAGCTCATGATCGTGCTGCTCTGGTCGCTCACCCTGCTGCAGGGGCGGTTCGACCTCCCTGTGCAGCTCGTCGTGCTCGCGGTCGGGCTGGTCTGGATCGCCTCGACCCTGCCGCTCCTGCGCGCCTACCGGCACCGGTCGGGTGAGACGACGGAGCTGCCCTGGCGCAGCATCCTCGTTCCTGTGCTCGTCGGCGCGGCGTACGGCGGGCTCGCCTTCGCGGTGACGGGGCTGTGGCAGATCCTGCTGCTGCCGGTCGCGCAGTCGCTGCAGCTGCTCGACTGGCCGAAGTCGGTGCGTCTGCGCCTCGTGCTGGTGCTCACGGTGCTGCTCGGCTGCCTCTGGGTGGTCGACGTGAACACGGTGTTCTCGCGGCCGCCGTTCGACCAGGTGAGCGATCACTTCGTGCTCGGGTTCTTCTCGGCCTCGCTGCCGCTCATCACCGTGCTGTCGCTGTGGTGGTGGGACGTGCTGATCGCCCTCGACCGGGCCCGCGTCTCCGAGGCACGTCTCGCGGCGACGCAGGAGAGGCTGAGCGTGGCGACCGACGTGCACGACCTGCAGGGCCACCACCTGCAGGTGATCGCCCTGCAGCTCGAGCTCGCCGAGCGGTTGCTCGCGACGGATCCGGATGCGGCGCTCACCCAGCTGAAAGCGGCCCGCGTGAGCGTCGACGAGGCGCGGCAGGGCACGCGTGACCTCGCCACGCGGTTCCGGTCGGTGCCGCTGCCCGACGAGCTCGCGAACGCCGGCGACCTGCTGAGGGCCGCGGGGATCGCCGTGCAGACGACGATCGCTCCGGATGCGGAGGCGGCTCCCGCGGAGGTGTTCGGCCCGGTCATCCGGGAGACCACCACGAACGTGCTGCGGCACGGCGGAGGTCGCTCGGCGACGCTGTCGCTCTCTCGCGCGGCGGGGGAGTGGCGGTACGAGATCAGCAACGACGCGGCCGCGTCGGCTCCAGGGGTCGACGCCAAGGGTTCGGGGCTCGCCGGCATCGCGCGCCGCGCCGCCGAGGCCGGCGGGACGATGCAGGTGCTGCGCGAGGGGGGCCGCTTCGCCGTGGTCGTCACGGCGCCGGCTGAGCGCGGGGTGACGCGATGA
- a CDS encoding Hsp20/alpha crystallin family protein, whose translation MAMSFDPFSEFDRLASSLLQSRPGPRVMPVDLYRDQDRYVLNADLPGVDPGSVDVDVDGQLLTIRAQRTAGSAEGAKWLAQERPAGSYLRQFSIGEGVDTAGISASYDNGVLSVIIPVSEKAKPRKVQVVSQARDDAQKSLAS comes from the coding sequence ATGGCCATGTCTTTTGATCCTTTCAGCGAGTTCGACCGCCTCGCGTCGAGCCTCCTGCAGTCCCGGCCCGGGCCGCGCGTCATGCCCGTCGACCTGTACCGAGATCAGGACAGGTACGTGCTGAACGCCGACCTGCCGGGCGTCGACCCGGGGTCGGTCGACGTCGACGTCGACGGTCAGCTGCTCACCATCCGCGCGCAGCGCACCGCGGGCTCGGCCGAAGGGGCCAAGTGGCTCGCGCAGGAGCGGCCCGCCGGCAGCTACCTGCGCCAGTTCAGCATCGGTGAGGGCGTCGACACGGCGGGCATCTCGGCGTCGTACGACAACGGGGTGCTGAGCGTCATCATCCCGGTGAGCGAGAAGGCGAAGCCGCGCAAGGTGCAGGTGGTGAGCCAGGCGAGAGACGACGCGCAGAAGTCGCTCGCGAGCTGA
- a CDS encoding response regulator transcription factor, which yields MIRVLLADDEGMIRSALAALLRLEPDIDVIAECADGVQAVAEAERLKPDVCLLDLEMPGLDGVEVAERLRRTVTARCMIVTRHARPGVLRRALAAGVAGFLPKSREAGEVAAVIRRVAAGARYVDPEIAADALSDERCPLTDRELDVLRAGRRGETTAQIAASLSLAPGTVRNHVSAVLAKLAVDTRQQAVLLAQERGWI from the coding sequence ATGATCAGGGTGCTCCTCGCCGACGATGAGGGGATGATCCGCTCGGCTCTGGCGGCGCTGCTGCGCCTGGAGCCCGACATCGACGTCATCGCGGAGTGCGCCGACGGCGTGCAGGCGGTGGCGGAGGCCGAGCGGCTGAAGCCCGACGTGTGCCTGCTCGACCTCGAGATGCCGGGCCTCGACGGTGTGGAGGTGGCCGAGCGGCTGAGGCGCACGGTGACGGCGCGGTGCATGATCGTCACCCGCCACGCCCGCCCGGGCGTGCTGCGGCGTGCGCTGGCGGCCGGTGTCGCGGGGTTCCTCCCCAAGTCGCGGGAGGCGGGGGAGGTGGCGGCGGTCATCCGCCGGGTCGCCGCCGGTGCGCGCTACGTCGACCCCGAGATCGCCGCCGACGCGTTGAGCGACGAGCGCTGCCCGCTCACCGACCGCGAGCTCGACGTGTTGCGTGCCGGCCGCCGTGGTGAGACCACCGCGCAGATCGCCGCGTCACTCTCCCTCGCCCCCGGCACGGTGCGCAACCACGTCTCCGCTGTGCTCGCCAAGCTCGCCGTCGACACCCGCCAACAGGCGGTGTTGCTCGCCCAGGAGCGCGGCTGGATCTGA
- a CDS encoding LLM class flavin-dependent oxidoreductase, producing the protein MTETTRKNIGFLSFGHWTPSPQSQTRSAADTLLQSIDLAVAAEELGADGAYFRVHHFARQLGSPFPLLAAVGARTKTIEIGTGVIDMRYENPLYMAEDAGAADLISGGRLQLGVSRGSPEQVIDGWRYFGYQPGEGKTDADLAREHTEVLLEVLKGNGFAQPNPRPMFPNPPGLLRIEPHSEGLRDRIWWGAASNATARWAAELGMNLQSSTLKKDETGEPFHVQQAQQIREFREAWKEAGHEREPRVSVSRSIFAITNDMDRAYFGGDGGESRDQIGNIEADLRAIFGRSYAAEPERLVKQLAEDEAIAEADTLLLTVPNQLGVAYNAHVIESILTEVAPALGWR; encoded by the coding sequence GTGACCGAAACAACTCGCAAGAACATCGGCTTCCTCTCCTTCGGGCACTGGACGCCGTCGCCGCAGTCGCAGACGCGCTCGGCCGCCGACACGCTGCTGCAGTCGATCGACCTCGCGGTCGCGGCGGAGGAGCTCGGGGCCGACGGGGCGTACTTCCGCGTGCACCACTTCGCCCGTCAGCTCGGCTCGCCGTTCCCGCTGCTCGCTGCTGTGGGTGCGCGCACGAAGACGATCGAGATCGGCACGGGCGTGATCGACATGCGCTACGAGAACCCGCTCTACATGGCCGAAGACGCGGGAGCCGCCGACCTCATCTCTGGCGGCAGGCTGCAGCTCGGCGTGAGCCGGGGGTCACCCGAGCAGGTGATCGACGGGTGGCGCTACTTCGGCTACCAGCCCGGCGAGGGCAAGACCGACGCCGACCTCGCCCGCGAGCACACCGAGGTGCTGCTCGAGGTGCTGAAGGGCAACGGCTTCGCACAGCCGAACCCGCGGCCGATGTTCCCGAACCCGCCCGGGCTTCTGCGCATCGAGCCGCACTCGGAGGGGCTTCGCGACCGCATCTGGTGGGGCGCGGCGTCGAACGCCACGGCGCGCTGGGCCGCCGAGCTCGGCATGAACCTGCAGTCGTCGACGCTCAAGAAGGACGAGACCGGCGAGCCGTTCCACGTGCAGCAGGCGCAGCAGATCCGCGAGTTCCGTGAGGCGTGGAAGGAGGCCGGGCACGAGCGCGAGCCGCGCGTCTCGGTGAGCCGCAGCATCTTCGCCATCACGAACGACATGGACCGCGCCTACTTCGGCGGCGACGGCGGCGAGAGCCGCGACCAGATCGGCAACATCGAGGCCGACCTCCGCGCCATCTTCGGCCGCAGCTACGCCGCGGAGCCTGAGCGCCTGGTGAAGCAGCTCGCCGAAGACGAGGCGATCGCCGAGGCCGACACGCTCCTGCTTACCGTGCCCAACCAGCTCGGCGTGGCGTACAACGCCCACGTGATCGAGTCGATCCTCACCGAGGTGGCGCCGGCGCTGGGCTGGCGGTAG
- a CDS encoding GrpB family protein, whose product MTGNGAWRRADVSEVELVGGPERLEVGLEEYDPAWAERFLEHRARILNALDGAGWAVLVEHIGSTAVPGLAAKPIVDIVVGVDDITAEEEYLEPLLAAGYVLRVREPAHRLVRTPARNVHVHVYQREHPAVAEYLLLRDRLRTDAGDRVLYEDTKRMLFTRSWDDMNAYADAKTEVIEAIKQRARAEQRARA is encoded by the coding sequence GTGACGGGGAACGGGGCGTGGCGGCGGGCCGACGTGAGCGAGGTGGAGCTGGTCGGGGGGCCCGAGCGGCTCGAGGTGGGGTTGGAGGAGTACGACCCCGCGTGGGCGGAGCGGTTCCTCGAGCATCGGGCGCGCATCCTGAACGCGCTCGACGGAGCGGGCTGGGCGGTGCTGGTCGAGCACATCGGGTCGACGGCGGTGCCGGGGCTCGCGGCGAAGCCGATCGTCGACATCGTGGTGGGGGTCGACGACATCACCGCCGAGGAGGAGTACCTCGAACCCCTGCTCGCCGCGGGGTACGTGCTCCGGGTGCGCGAGCCCGCTCACCGCCTCGTGCGCACCCCGGCCCGCAATGTACACGTGCACGTGTACCAGCGCGAGCATCCGGCGGTCGCCGAGTACTTGCTGCTGCGCGACCGCCTCCGCACCGACGCCGGCGACCGCGTCCTCTATGAAGACACCAAGCGGATGCTGTTCACCCGCAGCTGGGACGACATGAACGCCTACGCCGACGCCAAGACCGAGGTGATCGAGGCGATCAAGCAGCGCGCGAGGGCCGAGCAGCGCGCGAGGGCCTAG
- a CDS encoding HAD-IC family P-type ATPase produces MGSTEATAGASPAETAATGLTGAEVAERVAAGRTNAFSQDTSRSVWSIVRANVITLFNGIILACFLVLLAIGRWQDALFGFSAVANAVIGSVQEYRAKRALDKLALLNAPHARVMRDGAEAEIAVETVVVDDLLVLRAGDQVPADALVARAHGLQLDESMLTGESDPIEKAPGDRVLSGSVVVGGEGTALVDRVGADSFANSLAAEAKRFSLVASELRSSINRVLKWVAWIIGPVALLVLNAQMIAQGGWVEAWESGSWRDAAVATIASVVAMVPLGLVLMTSITFAVGAVKLARQQVLVQELPAVEGLARVDLICLDKTGTLTQGDIVFDAAHPLTEVPGWEAVLAWYGVQNDANATARSLAEPFPAVPAAEPLDRVAFSSARKWSAVTFGDGMWVLGGPEMVFAGSSHASLAAEATALAATGRRTLVLAHGTPTDDETVPADAVPVVLLTFKENIRPDAASTLEYFAAQGVGVRIISGDNPQTVAAIAREVGLDAPRGFDARELPADAAELLAVLDEYVVFGRVTPDQKKRIVVTLKAAGHTVAMTGDGVNDALAIKEADIGVAMNSGAAATKAVARLVLLDGRFSHLPNVVAEGRQVIANIERVSMLFLTKTSYATFLAITFGILLLPFPFLPRQLSVTDGLTIGIPAFFLALLPNAQRYVPGFLRRSLSFAVPAGLAVTLGIGAYARLAANAQIPEAEIRTGSTLILTIIGLWILVVLSRPVTRFKGAVIGAMMVGLVLVYTVPIVRDFLQLVDPTLPTALLVLVTSLVSIALIEVVRFAHRRIAARDAERAVAGRLRAR; encoded by the coding sequence ATGGGGAGCACAGAGGCGACTGCGGGAGCGTCACCGGCCGAGACGGCGGCGACGGGGCTCACCGGCGCCGAGGTCGCCGAGCGGGTGGCGGCCGGCCGCACGAACGCGTTCTCGCAAGACACCAGCCGGAGCGTGTGGAGCATCGTCCGCGCCAACGTCATCACGCTCTTCAACGGCATCATCCTCGCCTGCTTCCTGGTGCTGCTGGCGATCGGCCGGTGGCAGGATGCGCTGTTCGGCTTCTCCGCGGTCGCCAATGCGGTCATCGGCAGCGTGCAGGAGTACCGCGCGAAGCGCGCCCTCGACAAGCTCGCGCTGCTCAACGCGCCCCACGCCCGGGTCATGCGCGACGGCGCTGAGGCCGAGATAGCCGTCGAGACGGTGGTGGTCGACGACCTGCTCGTGCTGCGGGCCGGCGACCAGGTGCCGGCGGATGCGCTGGTCGCCCGGGCGCACGGGCTGCAGCTCGACGAGTCGATGCTCACCGGCGAATCCGACCCCATCGAGAAGGCGCCCGGCGACCGCGTGCTCTCCGGCTCGGTCGTGGTGGGGGGCGAGGGCACCGCGCTGGTCGACCGGGTGGGCGCCGACTCGTTCGCGAACTCGCTCGCCGCCGAGGCGAAGCGGTTCTCGCTCGTCGCCAGCGAGCTGCGCTCCTCCATCAACCGCGTGCTGAAGTGGGTGGCCTGGATCATCGGCCCCGTCGCCCTGCTCGTGCTCAACGCCCAGATGATCGCCCAGGGCGGCTGGGTGGAAGCCTGGGAGAGCGGGTCGTGGCGTGACGCCGCCGTGGCGACCATCGCATCCGTCGTCGCCATGGTGCCGCTCGGGCTCGTGCTCATGACCAGCATCACCTTCGCCGTCGGCGCGGTGAAGCTCGCCCGGCAGCAGGTGCTCGTGCAGGAGCTGCCCGCCGTGGAGGGGCTCGCGCGGGTCGACCTCATCTGCCTCGACAAGACCGGAACGCTGACGCAGGGCGACATCGTGTTCGACGCCGCGCATCCGCTCACCGAGGTGCCGGGGTGGGAGGCGGTGCTCGCCTGGTACGGGGTGCAGAACGACGCCAACGCGACGGCGCGGAGCCTCGCCGAGCCCTTCCCCGCGGTGCCCGCCGCGGAGCCGCTCGATCGGGTGGCGTTCTCGTCGGCGCGCAAGTGGAGCGCGGTCACGTTCGGCGACGGCATGTGGGTGCTCGGCGGGCCGGAGATGGTGTTCGCGGGTTCGTCGCACGCGTCGCTCGCCGCCGAGGCGACCGCGCTGGCGGCGACCGGCAGGCGCACGCTCGTACTCGCCCACGGCACGCCGACCGACGACGAGACCGTGCCGGCCGACGCGGTGCCGGTGGTGCTGCTGACGTTCAAGGAGAACATCCGGCCCGACGCCGCCTCGACGCTGGAGTACTTCGCGGCCCAGGGGGTGGGCGTGCGCATCATCTCGGGCGACAACCCGCAGACGGTGGCGGCGATCGCGCGCGAGGTGGGGCTCGACGCGCCGCGCGGCTTCGACGCCCGGGAGCTCCCGGCCGACGCCGCCGAGCTGCTCGCGGTGCTCGACGAGTACGTGGTGTTCGGGCGGGTGACGCCCGACCAGAAGAAGCGCATCGTGGTGACGCTGAAGGCCGCCGGGCACACGGTGGCGATGACGGGCGACGGGGTGAACGACGCGCTCGCCATCAAGGAGGCCGACATCGGGGTGGCCATGAACTCAGGGGCCGCGGCGACCAAGGCGGTGGCGCGACTGGTGCTGCTCGACGGCAGATTCTCGCACCTGCCGAACGTCGTGGCCGAGGGGCGTCAGGTCATCGCGAACATCGAGCGGGTGTCGATGCTGTTCCTCACGAAGACCTCGTACGCGACGTTCCTCGCCATCACCTTCGGCATCCTGCTGCTGCCGTTCCCGTTCCTGCCGCGGCAGCTGTCGGTGACGGATGGGCTGACGATCGGCATCCCCGCGTTCTTCCTCGCGCTGCTGCCGAACGCGCAGCGCTACGTGCCCGGGTTCTTGCGGCGGTCGCTGAGCTTCGCCGTGCCCGCGGGGCTCGCGGTGACGCTCGGCATCGGGGCGTACGCGCGGCTGGCGGCGAACGCTCAGATTCCCGAGGCCGAGATCCGCACCGGGTCGACGCTCATCTTGACGATCATCGGCCTGTGGATCCTCGTCGTGCTGTCGCGGCCGGTCACCCGGTTCAAGGGTGCGGTGATCGGGGCGATGATGGTGGGGCTGGTGCTCGTGTACACGGTGCCGATCGTGCGCGACTTCCTGCAGCTGGTCGACCCGACGCTGCCGACCGCGTTGCTCGTGCTGGTGACGTCGCTGGTGTCGATCGCGCTGATCGAGGTGGTGCGCTTCGCGCACCGCCGCATCGCGGCGCGGGATGCGGAGCGGGCGGTGGCGGGGCGGCTGCGGGCGCGGTAG
- a CDS encoding small multidrug efflux protein, producing the protein MDLISTFQDLVAQVPELLRPLIVALAGAVPFIEGEGAASIGIIGGLHPVVAVLSGAIGNFLCVTVLVLAGSGARSAVIARRDSRRAAKARAREEVFAGAAPGSPAPGSPEAVAAPGSPAAAVAPAAALDDEPGESSRKKARRQKLQRALDRYGVPGVSLLGPLLLPTQFTATMLAASGVSKARVLAWQAVAILAWSTLLGVVVGGMVHAVQ; encoded by the coding sequence ATGGACCTGATCTCCACCTTCCAAGACCTGGTCGCCCAGGTGCCCGAACTGCTGCGGCCCCTCATCGTCGCGCTCGCCGGCGCCGTGCCCTTCATCGAGGGCGAGGGGGCGGCGTCGATCGGCATCATCGGCGGTCTCCACCCCGTCGTCGCCGTGCTGTCGGGGGCCATCGGCAACTTCCTCTGCGTGACGGTGCTCGTGCTCGCCGGCTCGGGAGCACGGTCGGCGGTGATCGCCCGCCGCGACTCGCGCCGCGCCGCGAAGGCGCGGGCGCGCGAGGAGGTGTTCGCGGGCGCGGCCCCCGGGTCGCCGGCCCCCGGGTCGCCCGAGGCGGTCGCGGCCCCCGGGTCGCCCGCCGCCGCCGTCGCCCCTGCCGCGGCCCTCGACGACGAGCCGGGCGAGTCGAGCCGCAAGAAGGCCCGCCGCCAGAAGCTGCAGCGAGCACTCGACCGCTACGGCGTACCGGGCGTGAGCCTCCTCGGCCCGCTGCTGCTGCCGACCCAGTTCACCGCCACGATGCTCGCCGCGAGCGGCGTGAGCAAGGCGCGCGTGCTGGCCTGGCAGGCCGTGGCGATCCTCGCCTGGAGCACCCTGCTCGGCGTCGTCGTGGGCGGCATGGTGCACGCCGTGCAGTAG